Genomic DNA from Macadamia integrifolia cultivar HAES 741 chromosome 6, SCU_Mint_v3, whole genome shotgun sequence:
TTGAATaaaggaggaaatgaatttACTGCTTCTCCTCGTAATCTCAATTTTCCTTTGCAATTAGCTTATAAATACTTGACATTGTGAACTTGATATGGCAAAGTAACATTATCTGTCTTCTTGGATTCTTTAACATGTTCTATGTGCTGATTGTGAACCAAATCTTCATGAACTCTTCATTatctttgtacatttttttactGTTCAGAAACTTTTAAAACTGCAGTTTCTCATCTAACTCAACATGAAGTTTGAACTTGTATTTCTGCTTTATAGAGAACCCTTTTTCTAGATTGAAAGTTGCAGAGTGCAGATGGAAGGAAAGGATCGACTACAAAATGAGAACTATGCAGCTGATATTTCATCAATAAAAGAAGCACAAGTACGCATCAACTCATTCATACATAGAACTCCAGTCCTATCATCAGAATCTCTGAATTCTTTAGCTGGAAGGAAGCTATTTTTCAAATGTGAATGTTTGCAGAAGGGGTGAGAATTTAATTAGTGGTTAACGGTAATAATTTTAGGTCTCCTATGTTATATTTAATATCACCATGACTCTTAACTTCAATGCTAACTGTTGGagctttgttttttcctttatttcttggCTTTTCTTAGTGGAGCATTTAAATTCAGAGGTGCCTGCAATGCTATCTTTTCACTGGAAGAGCATCAGGCAGCTAAAGGGATTGTAACTCACAGCAGGTTTGGTTTGAACTCCTCAGTATCTCTATAGTTTTTGTGAATTTGATGCCACCATATTTATTTACTTGATCACTTTGTTTGGTTCCACATTTAGCGGTAACCATGCTGCAGCAGTGTCTTTGGCTGCAAAACTACGTGGGATTCCAGCATATATTGTAATACCAAAAAATGCTCCAAATTGTAAGGTTGAGAATGTCAGGCGTTATGGTGGTCAGGTTATCTGGAGTGAGCCCACTATGCAATCAAGGGAGAGTGTGGCTGCCAAGGTGCTAGAAGAAACTGGTGCAGTGCTGATTCACCCATTCAATGATGGGCGCATCATCAGGTATTCTTCCTGACCTGCAATATATGGAATTTGCCAATGAGAaggctagattttttttttcctgattatAAAATTAAACAGTTTCTATTTAACTGCTGGCCTGCATTTATCCTTCTATCCTGTGGATCTGACACTTGATTCTAAAGTTAGTTCATTTGGAAAAACTATTCTGAACATTAATGTTCTCATACTTTTTGGTCAGAAATGTTCTTTATGTCTTTAAATCATTGTGAGATTCTAAACTCACTTTTGGCTAAATTGGTTAATGGAATGAAAATTGCTCTaacattattatattatttttcattattgAGATGATCCATCCATTTCCTTGCATGATTTAATAGCTATGTCTCTCTCCTTTATCCAAACCGTTCAACTCCAACATTTAACCTTCCTTAAGTTCCGAAGCATTAAACTAGCACCAACTGTTCTTTCCATTCCCACTTCTTCCTGACAACAAGGGACAAAAATACTACAAAAAACAACACCAGAACCTATATAAAGTTTGGAATGAGGTGTTCTCTCCCTTTCTGAACAACTCAGAAGGTGTGTGGCGTGGAATTGCATGCACATATTTGTGCATTGGGATCACCATATGATTGTATcacataggaataataataatcatattaTCTTTGCATACTTTTGTACGGTACAATGAGAAGGAGATACCTCCCAGCCCAATTCTCCCCCACcagcagaaaaaaaattgtaattgggTTGTGACCTCCCTACATGTTTAAGTATCCTCTATAGCTTAGCAGTAAAAATGTTTGTCTCAGAAGATCCAGTAATTGTCGATGTAAAGATGAGGATACACTAGGGTTTCATTTCAATGTGAACCAAACAATGCAACACCTGTCCACCAATAATGTTACTCTGGATTACAGTACTACTCATCGCTTACTGAAATACCATTTAGTTCGGTGCTAGATGCTAATGGCAGATGTAGATGCTGTCAATTGATGATGATTTGCATCCTTTAGTGGGCAGGGTACCATAGCACTGGAGCTGCTGGAGCAAGTCCCCCAACTTGACACTGTAATAGTTCCAATAAGCGGTTCGTCCAATGACATCTAATTAGCAAATTTGTTGCTACTTTtcatctttttcccttttttatttatttatttattatttatttatttatttttattataaatctCCTGATTCAAATGGTTATTAATTTTCTTGTTACTGGAAAAATGTAGGAGGTGGTTTGATCTCAGGGGTGGCATTGGCTGCCAAGGCCATCAACCCTGCCATTCTGGTTTTGGCTGCTGAGCCCAGAGGAGCAAATGATGCTGCTCAGTCCAAGGCAGCTGGGAGAATTATAAAACTTCCTGAGACCAATACTGTTGCGGATGGACTTCGAGCTTTTATGGGAGATCTAACATGGTACAACCTCATGTCTTCTTAGGGATGCTGTTTTGGTAGCACATTCAGTTATCAACAAAATAACTATTGCTGAATGTGATTAGCAGTCTGAATGCTATTAGTTTAGTCTGTCAAAACTGCCAGTGTCTGCAAAGCTGCTTGGGTTCCCAATTGTTTCTTGTTCATGCGTCAGTTTTTGGCCCAGAAAGGATGAACATCCCATCCTCATGCCTGTGGCAGAAGTAATGATATCAAAATCCTAACTACATTGATTTCATTGGTTGATAGAGCTTATAATTCCatgtttttcccaaaaaaaaaaaatccatgttgACCTTATTTGCTTAACAAGCTTCACTTATTCTTGATCTTATCATCAACAGGCCTGTAGTGCGAGATCTAGTAGATGACATCATCGTGGTTGAGGATAATGAGATCATAGAAGCTATGAGATTGTGCTATGAGATTCTAAAGGTTGCAGTGGAGCCTAGTGGGGCCATTGGCCTTGCTGCTGTTCTGTCTGAGGGTTTCCGAGACAATCCTGCTTTGAAGGACTCCAAGGACGTCGGAATAATACTTTCGGGAGGTAATGTTGATCTCAGTGTACTGTGGGAATCATTCAGAAAATAAGAGTTAACAATGTCCTCCTTTCTATGTGGAAGTCATTCAGAAAAATGAAAGTTAACAAAGTCCTTGTTTCTACGTGAGAGTCATTCAGAAAATGAAGGTTAACAAAGTTCTTATTCTAATGTAGAGGCAGTAGAGcagtgttctctctctctctctctctctctctctctcttcctctctgctTGTTATTTTGATGATAAATCCCAATTTATTTACAGAATATTGAAAAGTCTCCAAATGTTTGCTCTTTCAATGACGACAGTAATGCTCtcttattgaaaattttaaaaccttccAAGACCTTACTCTATTGCGACTCCGTAGACTTTGGAATCTGTTCTGCACGTCAAGGGTTATGTTCTGCGCTCCAAATGTACCTCAAATTTGTAGGTATTAAAATTAGAGAAGGTTTTCTCACTTATTCACCAAAACAGACTTGTCTCacccaactctctctcttcactctgTTGCAAAGCACCCCGTACTCTGTTTTTCCTCGAATGGCTGACCAAAAAACATTTGTTGTCTTCACAGAATAAGTTCGATCTTGGAACATACACTGGGAACTAGGGGAGCTTGCATGATATTGCCAATCTTTTCAAAAGAAATTGATATCACCCAATGCACACAACCAGAGCagcatttaaatttttaatgttttctatTCTAAATCACGGTTCAACTTGATAACTAAAATTTTGAAAGCACAGAGAAAGCAACACAGTAAGAAGAATACAACCCTATTATAGTAGGCAACAGGATATTGCAAGCAAACCAACCAATCCCCACATCACAGAAATTCaaagaacaaaaactaaatcCCACCACATGAGCTTAGCAGAGTGAGCTTCACATATATCCCCATAACACCAAATCAAACGTTTTCCCCTTTCTGTTAGGCTTCCtgaagttcttcttcttcttcatactcATCCAACTCTTCATCTGCTGTAGCATCCTGGTATTGCTGATACTCGGAAACCAAATCGTTCATGTTACTCTCTGCTTCTGTGAACTCCATCTCGTCCATTCCCTCACCTGTATACCAATGCAAGAAGGCCTTCCTACGGAACATAGCAGTGAACTGCTCACTGACCCTCCGGAACATCTCCTGGATTGAAGTAGAGTTCCCAATGAAGGTCGAGGCCATCTTCAGACCCGTGGGGGGAATGTCACAAACAGTGGACTTCACATTGTTGGGGATCCACTCAACGAAGTAGGATGAGTTCTTGTTCTGGACATTGATCATCTGTTCGTCTACTTCCTTGGTGCTCATCTTCCCACGGAACATGGCAGAAGCAGTTAGATATCGCCCATGGCGAGGATCAGCAGCGCACATCATATTCTTGGCATCCCACATTTGTTGGGTGAGCTCAGGGACGGTGAGTGCCCGATACTGCTGGGATCCACGAGATGTGAGTGGAGCAAAACcaaccatgaagaaatgcagccTTGGGAATGGAATGAGGTTGACCGCGAGCTTGCGAAGATCCGAGTTCAATTGTCCAGGGAAGCGTAGGCAGCAAGTGACCCCACTCATGGTTGCAGAAATAAGGTGGTTCAAATCTCCAACTGATCAATGACATGGACACCATAAGATCAATCTGAATACTTTGAAAGAGAAATATAAATATGAACCCATCAACAGCCATGCATGAGAACtttctaccaaagaaaaaatgCTATGGACAAGAACTAATTAAAAACTTTTGCCAATAAAGAATTGGGCACAACTGTAAATCTGTAATAGTGCCCACAAATTCAAAGTACACCTAAGGTTCACGTGACTACCCAGAGTCTGAGAGAGACGCTACTCTCCCCAGACTGACCCAATCCATCCAAAAGAAAAGGTGGAAGGGATAACAGAGAGGCACCGAAGGTCACAGGTTTCCCCTCGAGATGCCCCCCCCCGACTCTCGACCTCATCCAAAGCCGATTGTGAAATACCCAAAGAATAAGATACTTCCACAATGGTGTCAGCATTTTCGACTTTTCCTTTTCCGGTGGAGCAATACAGGCGACGAGggaaatattttatttccaGCAACAGGGAATATTGCTTCTCACAAAATGTCAGAGCCAGGTGACGAATAACCGGACAAGAAGCACCACCGCTCTGTCAAAGTTAGCAAATATACTATTCTCTATATCGAGCCTATGATGTGTGTGGCAATTTACAAATGGAACAATTACCCTGAAACTGCGCCCACATACACGCACTAGAGGACAAAGACCACCGAGGCAAACTTGGAAAACCTAAATGTGAAATATGTGTACACCAAACGTTGACGGAAGAAGAGACTCTTACAGCTTGGAGTGGTCAGCTTCAATGTTCGGAAGCATATATCATAGAGAGCTTCGTTGTCCAGAACCATACACTCATCGGCGTTCTCAACGAGCTGATGCACAGACAAAGTCGCGTTGTAGGGTTCTACAACCGTATCAGATACCTTGGGAGATGGGAAGACTGAGAATGTAAGCATCATTCTATCAGGATATTCCTCCCTGATCTTCGAAATAAGAAGCGTTCCCATGCCTGAGCCCGTACCACCTCCCAACGAGTGGCAAACCTGAAACCCTGAATAAAGCAGAGAAACAATTATTTTGAATTCGAAGTCAATGTAAGAACAATTTCAAGTAATTCATTATTAGTGGGGAAAATAAATGCTATAAAGAAAAGATCTCAATATCATCAGAACGCACAAAAACGGCGATAGTGGTGGAAATTTGGATAGAAATGGAACGTAAATGTTCAACTAGACAATATTAACAAGTAAACCAAGAAATAAATTAATGAATTCACCATTCACAGTTCAGAGCATCATGTCCATATAATTTATCATTAGTAGGAAAAAGAGTGCACAACAACTATCAAAAACCAGATTAAACGACACAATCGGAAAATCACTAGAGAGATTAATTTCCACTTGAGGAGAGAACAGATGAAGAAGTAAGCGCCGAAGACTGGCAACATTAAATAAATAACGAAGAAGTACAGCAAAATCAACACCAGATTCCAGAGAAAACCGAATAAAAACACAAGATAAAGCGAAAACACGGAAAACTAAACTTAACTTGTAGCGATATTTAGATAGAATTATGAAAACGATAGATCACTTAAAAGAAAGTATAGATGTTGAGAAGATATAGTAAGAAAATAACCTTGCAAGCAGTCACAGTTCTCGGCTTCTTTTCTTACAACGTCGAGAACAGAATCGATGAGCTCTGCACCCTCCGTGTAGTGTCCCTTCGCCCAATTATTTCCGGCACCGGATTGTCCAAAGACGAAGTTATCAGGCCTGAAGATCTGACCGTAAGGTCCTGATCTGACGCTGTCCATC
This window encodes:
- the LOC122081224 gene encoding serine racemase isoform X1 encodes the protein MLLDVQAQPNRAGITFKGFVFTNLSFWLSFLLLASTESSLTTVSLITIQKLQGSNNTQASLSFSPPQKDTGVALSISIESCRVQMEGKDRLQNENYAADISSIKEAQVRINSFIHRTPVLSSESLNSLAGRKLFFKCECLQKGGAFKFRGACNAIFSLEEHQAAKGIVTHSSGNHAAAVSLAAKLRGIPAYIVIPKNAPNCKVENVRRYGGQVIWSEPTMQSRESVAAKVLEETGAVLIHPFNDGRIISGQGTIALELLEQVPQLDTVIVPISGGGLISGVALAAKAINPAILVLAAEPRGANDAAQSKAAGRIIKLPETNTVADGLRAFMGDLTWPVVRDLVDDIIVVEDNEIIEAMRLCYEILKVAVEPSGAIGLAAVLSEGFRDNPALKDSKDVGIILSGGNVDLSVLWESFRK
- the LOC122081224 gene encoding serine racemase isoform X2, which gives rise to MLLDVQAQPNRAGITFKGFVFTNLSFWLSFLLLASTESSLTTVSLITIQKLQGSNNTQASLSFSPPQKDTGVALSISMEGKDRLQNENYAADISSIKEAQVRINSFIHRTPVLSSESLNSLAGRKLFFKCECLQKGGAFKFRGACNAIFSLEEHQAAKGIVTHSSGNHAAAVSLAAKLRGIPAYIVIPKNAPNCKVENVRRYGGQVIWSEPTMQSRESVAAKVLEETGAVLIHPFNDGRIISGQGTIALELLEQVPQLDTVIVPISGGGLISGVALAAKAINPAILVLAAEPRGANDAAQSKAAGRIIKLPETNTVADGLRAFMGDLTWPVVRDLVDDIIVVEDNEIIEAMRLCYEILKVAVEPSGAIGLAAVLSEGFRDNPALKDSKDVGIILSGGNVDLSVLWESFRK
- the LOC122081224 gene encoding serine racemase isoform X3, coding for MEGKDRLQNENYAADISSIKEAQVRINSFIHRTPVLSSESLNSLAGRKLFFKCECLQKGGAFKFRGACNAIFSLEEHQAAKGIVTHSSGNHAAAVSLAAKLRGIPAYIVIPKNAPNCKVENVRRYGGQVIWSEPTMQSRESVAAKVLEETGAVLIHPFNDGRIISGQGTIALELLEQVPQLDTVIVPISGGGLISGVALAAKAINPAILVLAAEPRGANDAAQSKAAGRIIKLPETNTVADGLRAFMGDLTWPVVRDLVDDIIVVEDNEIIEAMRLCYEILKVAVEPSGAIGLAAVLSEGFRDNPALKDSKDVGIILSGGNVDLSVLWESFRK
- the LOC122081223 gene encoding tubulin beta-1 chain, translating into MREILHIQGGQCGNQIGAKFWEVVCAEHGIDTTGRYQGDSDLQLERVNVYYNEASCGRFVPRAVLMDLEPGTMDSVRSGPYGQIFRPDNFVFGQSGAGNNWAKGHYTEGAELIDSVLDVVRKEAENCDCLQGFQVCHSLGGGTGSGMGTLLISKIREEYPDRMMLTFSVFPSPKVSDTVVEPYNATLSVHQLVENADECMVLDNEALYDICFRTLKLTTPSFGDLNHLISATMSGVTCCLRFPGQLNSDLRKLAVNLIPFPRLHFFMVGFAPLTSRGSQQYRALTVPELTQQMWDAKNMMCAADPRHGRYLTASAMFRGKMSTKEVDEQMINVQNKNSSYFVEWIPNNVKSTVCDIPPTGLKMASTFIGNSTSIQEMFRRVSEQFTAMFRRKAFLHWYTGEGMDEMEFTEAESNMNDLVSEYQQYQDATADEELDEYEEEEELQEA